TCTTTCTCCCGAGTTCGTCGCGCGCCTTCGCGTCATCCGCTTTTCCCCTCTCTCCCGAGCTTCCATGGAGTCGATCCTGGACTTGGAGCTGGAGGAGATATTCGAGCGCTTTCGTTCTCTGCACGGCCTGCAGCTGCGGGTCACCCGGGCGGCGCGCCGGCACCTGATCGAGATCGGCTTCAGCGAGAGCCAGGGGGCCAGGCAGCTGGCCGCGGCGGTCCGCCGCTATTGCAACATCGAGGTGAGCCGCAAGATCAAGCAGGACGAAATCCCCGGAAGCGCCGGTCGCGACGAGACGATCCAATACCTTCGCGAAGTCCGCAGCGGCGATCGCGCCTTCGAGTCGGAGGCGGTGGAAAGGAAAGTGCTCCGCCAGGCGAGAGTCCGGCTTCCCTACCGCCGGCTGATCATCGACGAATCGGGGGGAGAATTCCGTTACCGCGGCGAGGATTGATCGTGGCCCTTGGAACCTCTCTCCTCGCGCGACTCCAACGGCTCATCGAGCGAAGCTACGACTGGAACACCGGAATCGAGGACGTAGGACCTTTCGTGCTGGGCGACGCGCAATATCGGAGACTGTTTCAGGAAAAGGAATTCTTCGAGGAGCTGCCCGAAAGCGATCCCGGACCGAGAACCCTGATGACCTGGCAGGGCCCGAGGATTCGCCTCAGCGTCTATTACCCGGATGCTTTGATCGCCGGGCTCGAAAGGAAGAACCCCTTACGGCGGCTGGATGAGGAGAACGTCGGCCCTCTGTCGGTGCTGGTGGAGGAGCTGGATCATCTCCTGATGCTCGCATGGTGCGCCCGGCATCGTCGCCGCGTCGGTCTGATGGAGCTCGAGTTCCACGCGAACCTCACCAAGTTCATGGTCGTCGCGCATCTGGTCTCCCGACTGAGCCGCCGCCCGCGCCTGACCCGGGGGCAGCGCCTGTGGGTGATGCACCACCTGTTCCACGGGGCGGGCGACGGACTGCCGGCGCCATTTCGCCAGCGCTATCACACCGCCGCGCGGCTCGCGGTCCGATTTCTCGCGCACCTCGAACTCATGCCCGGCTCCGACAGGCTGCGCGCCCTCCGCCGCGTGGCGAGAAAACCCTGGGAACTCCAGAGAGCCTGTCTGGAGTCGCCGGAGCCTCAAGGCAGGCTAGGGCTTTTGCTGGGAATCTGAAGAGGCGGAATTCTGGCTGGCCAGACGCGCCAGTTGCTGGGCCTGGGGAAAGCTTTCCAGCGCCTTCTGGATCTGCGGATCGATTTCTGCGAAGACGCGGAAGCCCTCTTCGCCGCCCCACCGGGCCGCGGCGATCTCCTTCCGGATAGCGGTGCGGATGTACTCCCCGTTCTCCCGAAGATCCGCCTCGGTGAAGACGATCTTCCGCTGCTCCAGGTATTTCCTGAAGTCGTCCATGGCCCTCTCATCGAGGGCGAAGCCGCGCGGAATGTCCTTGTGCGAGACGTTGTACTGGACCGCGAAACCGAAGAAGACCTGTTCGTTCTCGAGCGTCCGGAGGAACTTTTCCAGCTTGTAGCTGTCCACCAGGATGTCCGGAGCGATGCCGCCCCCGCCATAGACGACCCGGCCGGAGTCGGTCTTGCGCGGGTCCTTGGCCGGCTGTCCGTCATCCTGCTCGTCCCGCGACAGGTAGTAGTAATCCTCCAGGGAGTCGTAGTCCCTCTGGATGAGGCGGCCGCTCGGCGTGTAGTAGTGCGCCGTGGTCAAGGCTAGCGCCGATCGGTGGCTCAACGGGTAGACCGTCTGCACCAGTCCCTTTCCCCACGTCGTCTTGCCCACGATGAGACCGCGGTCGTGGTCCTGGATGGCGCCGGCCACGATCTCCGAGGCGCTGGCGCTGTATTTGTTCACGAGAATGATGAGCGGGAAGTCGATGTGAGTGCCCATCCCCGTGGCGAGGTATTCCTGATCCGAGCCTCGGGTCCTTCCCCGGGTGAAGACGATCTTCTGGCCCTTGGCCAGGAACTTGTCCGCCACCCGGACGGCCTGCTCGAGGAGCCCGCCTGGATTGCCGCGCAGATCCAGGATGAGACGGTTCATGCCGGCGTTTTTAAGGATTCGGAGCTTCTCTTCGAGCTCCCGATCGGTCGTCTGGGTGAAATTCGTCACCCGCACGAAGCCGATCTCGGGCCGGATCATGAAAGCGTACTGGACGCTGCGCGTCGGGATGTCGTCGCGGGTGATGGTGAAATGGAGCGGCGCCTCTTCACCGGGACGGACGACGGTGATGTTGACCTGGGTTCCCTTGGCGCCTCTCAGGCGCTTCAGCGCCTGGTCCACCGTCATGTCGAGAGTGTCGACGCCCTCGATCTGCGAGATGACGTCTCCCGGACGGATGCCGGCGCGAAACGCAGGGGTGCCTTCGATGGGGGAGATGACGGTGAGAGGCCGATCGACGGAGGGCTTGGAGATGACGATCCCCAGTCCGCTGAAGCTGCCGTGCTGCTCCTCCATCATGTCCTGATAGTCGGTGGAGTTGAGGAAATTAGTATGGGGATCGAGGGTCTTGAGCATGCCGCGAATCGCGCCTTCGATGGCTACTTCCGGGACCACCTCGTCGATGTAGCGCTCCTGGACGATTCCGAGGATTTGACTGAAAGTCTTGAGACGATCGTTCGAGGTTTCGGCGGCCGCGTTCAGCCGCGGGGCGAGCAAACCTCCCGTCAGCGAGCCCGCCAGGAGAATCGCCGCCGCCATCAACCATTGCCGCCGCTTCAGCATCAGAACCCCAAAATTTTCCAGGCAATTATAGTGTCGGCATCCATCGAAGTAAAGGAAGTGCCGGTTTCCCGGCGGCGATTCCTGGACTTCTCTTGGCGCCCGTCACGGCCCTCCATGGGGCCGCGCGCCATCGTTGACTTGCAGGCCGCGACAAACTAGCATCTCCGAAGAAGATGTACGCGTCGTTGGGCCGCCGGTTTCATCGGAAAGATCGCACCGCCTGAGGACTTGTAAAGAGATGTTCGGCTCCATCGGCGCTCCCGAGCTGATCCTGATCTTCGTCATCGCCTTGCTCATCTTCGGTCCGCGAAAGTTACCGGAGCTGGGACGGGCGCTGGGGCGAGGGATCGGCGAGTTCCGGAAAGCGACCGCCGACTTGAAAACCACCCTCGAACGCGAGATCGCCGAGGAAGGCGTCTCTCCGGCCCCACCGGCGCGGCCGTGCGATACGACCGCCCACTCCGACCCGGACCCGCCTTCAACCGTCACCCAAGAAGATGGCGCAGACCGCTCCGCCTGAAGGGGGGCGGATGTCTTTCCTGGAGCATCTCGGCGAGCTCCGGGTCAGGATTTTCCGCGCGCTCCTGTCGATCATGCTTTTCTTCCTCGTCGGTTGGTATTACTCGCGGCCGATTCTGGGTTTCTTCCTGAAACCGGTCCTGCCTTTTCTTCAAGGACGCAAACCGGTGTTCCTCGAAATCACCGAACCCTTCATCCTCTATATGAAAGTCGCCCTGGTGGCGGGCCTTTTCGCCGCCTCGCCGATGGTCCTTTATCAGGTATGGGCTTTCATCGCCCCGGGTCTCTATCCGAGCGAGCGCCGGTACGCCGCGCCCTTCATCATTTTCTCGTCCCTGTTCTTCATCGCCGGGGGCCTTTTCGGGTATTACGTCGCCTTTCCTTATGCGGCCAGGTTCCTTCTTTCCGTGGCAGGGGACTTCGAGCCAGCCCTGACCATCCGCAGCCTTTTCCAGTTCGAAAGCAGGCTGATCCTTTGGATGGGGCTTATTTTTGAGATGCCCGTCGTGATCTTCCTGCTGGCCAAGGTGGGCGTCGTCACTCCGACCTTCCTGCTTCGCAACTTCAAGTACGCGGTCCTGGCGATTTTCGTCATCGCGGCGATCGTCACGCCGACCCCGGACGTGGTCACTCAGTGCGTCTTCGCGCTGCCCATGGTCGGTCTCTACCTGCTCGGGTTGGCCACGTCGTACCTGGTGCGGCCGCGTTCCGGGCCCTAGACTCGGGAGCCGTCCTTGAGCGCCGGACTGGAACGGTTTCGAATCACCCGGGGACCGGCGGGAAGGCGGTGGATTCTGCGTGAGGGCGCTCCTCTCCGCCCGGACGCCGACCCGTGGGACAGCTGGTTGAGCGGCCGGGGAGGCGCCGTCCTCACCACGGAAGGCGGACGGTCCGCCGCACGGGTCCTATCACTGGGGCCGAATGAAGAGGTGGTGCTGCGCGTCTACCGGCACGGAGGGTTCTTGGCGGGGGTCTCCAGGGGACTGTTCTTCGGGATGGGTAGGCCTCTCCGGGAGCTGCAGGTCTCGGAATTCATCCGCCGGGCCGGGCTGCCGACTCCCGAAATCGTCGCGGTTTATTCCAAGAGAGTCCTTCCGGGCCTGTTTCGATCGTGCGTTCTCACTCGGAGGATCCCGGAGAGTCAAAACTTGCGACAGTGGCTGAGGGAAGAGGGAGGGAACCCGGCGAGCTGGGGGCCCATGATCCATCGGGTCGCCCGGGCGCTCTCCGCTCTCCATGGCGCCGGCTGCCGCCACCGGGACCTGAACCTCGGCAACCTGCTCAGCGCGCCCACGGGGATTTGGATTATCGATTTGGACGGTGCCCGGTTGAAGCCCCGGCTGAGAATCGCTGAAAGAGGGGCCAATCTGATGAGGCTTTTTCGGTCCCTCTGCAAGGAGTCGGGCCGGGCGGAGCCGCTCTCCTCCCGCCTGCGCGTCCGCTTCCTCAGGCATTACGCCGGGCGGGACCGGCGTCTCCTGAGTGAGCTTTCCGTCTGGCTTAGGCGACGCTGGAGGGTGGAATCGGTCAGGAGGAAGTTCTCTCGGAAAAGAAGGCGTCGGATCTGACACCCTCCGCCCCGGCCCACGCCAACATCTCCTCGCACGCCCGCTCGACGGTCTCCTCGGAAATGTCCTCCAGGCAGAAAGGCTTGCCGGACGAGGCCGGGATGCACTCCTCGAAGAACTTCTGGCGGCAAGGAGAGCAAGGATAGTTCTCGTAGAGCACCCGGAAGCTCCGATCGTCGGTGTAGGGGCCGGTCCTCGACGGATGCCCGGGACCGAACACGGCGACGACAGGAATTCGTAACGCCACCGCGACGTGCATCGGGCCGCTGTCGTTGCAGACGAGAAGGTGGCAGCGTTCCAGGACCGCGGCCATCTCCTTGATCGTCTGGCCTTGGGGAGGAAGGATCGCATGGGAGCCGACCCTTCTCGACATCGAGTCGAGCGTGGGGCGATCTCCGTCCCCTCCGAGAAGAAACACTTTCGCGCCGTGACGTCGGGCCATTTTCGCGGCGACGGCGGCGAAGCGCTCGGCATGCCACGCTCGGGGAGGCTTCGAGGCGCCCGGATGAAACGCAACGCGCAGGACTGGACCGTGGCTGCCGGTGGCGCGCAGGAACCGGCTTGCCGCGTCCCGCGAGGTCTGATCGAGGTGGAAGCTCAGCCGCCGGTCGGACGTGTCGCACCCCAAAGCGCCGGCGATGCGAAGAAAATGCTCGACGTGATGCCCTTCGTCCGGCTCGTCGAGCGGGTCGGTGAGGAGCCATCCACGCCGGTCCGTCCGGAACCCGATCCGGCGAGGAATGCCGGCGACACGGGCAAACAGCGCGGCCTCGAACGCCTTCTGGAAGAGGACGGCCAAATCGAACCGCTCCCGTTTGAGCTCCCGGATCAGGTGCAGGCGTCCCCGCAGGCCGCCGTGAGATCCCGGCCGGGAGTATTCCAGCAGCCGGTCGCAATAGGGACTTCCCTTGAGGGCATCCAGGACCCAGGGCTTGGCGAGCAGGGTGATTTCGGCGTCCGGAAAGCGCTTCCGGAGAGCGCGCATCGAGGGCGTGATCATCACGACGTCACCGATCCAGTTGTTGACCCGGACCAGAATCTTGCGGATCGACACGACGGGGGGCGGAGTCATCTTCCCGGAATCTCGTGGGACGAAACGAAGCGGCGGGACAGAGCTTCGACGATGGCCGACCGAACGCGGTCAACCGAGATGCGCTGCACGGCCGACGCGTCTCCGCGGCTTGGAAAGGACGTGGAGGAAATCTCCCAGGCAGGTGCGAGGACCTGATGCCCCTCTCCCAGAGGCCCGTTGATCGAGGGATCCGTCGATCCGAAAAGTGCCACGACCGGGACTCCCTGGCTCCATGCCAGGTGCATCGGGCCGGTGTCGCCTCCCACGAAGAGCCGGCATCGGGCGATGACCTGACGCATCTCGTCGACGTCCAGGGAAGGCGTCGGAACGGCCGACGCCCGGGACCGGCTCTGGACGATCTCGATGAGATCCTCCTCCCCGGGGCCCCAAGTCAGGATGGGGAGGCACCCCTCGTGTGCGAGCGAGGCCGCGATCTGCCCATAGCGCTCCGCCGGCCACTGCTTGTGTCTCTGCCGTCGGCTGGTTCCTGGATGGACCGCGACGAGGGTTCTTCCCGAGAGCGGGCGAAGGAACTTTTCGACACGCTCCGAAGGGCCGCCGTCCCGATAGGGAAACCTCAAACCGGCCGTCTCGGCGGCCAGAAGCGAGATGAGCTCGAGGTTCTTGTGGACGCGGTTGAGGCGGGGGGAGGAGGGTTTCACCCGCAAATTGCTGAGGAGAAAGCTCCCTTCCCGCGAGCCGCTTCGATCAAAGCCCAGTCTCTCCGGAGCCCCCGCGAGGAGCGCGATGGCGGAGCTCTTGGCGGTCCCTTGGAAGTCGACGGAAATACGGGCGCGGAAGGCTCGCAGGCCGGCCCGGAAATCTTGAAGTGCGGTGAGGGCTCGCCCAGGGTTTCGGACGATGTCGGCCGGTTTGAGCCGATCCCGAGGAAATACGAAGACCTGATCGAGCCAGGGGCGCACGGGCAGAAGAGGCGAGGAAGGGGGCTCGACCACCCACGCGATGCGAGCCCGCGGAGCCGCCTCGCGCAACCGAGCCAGGCAGGGGAGGGTTCGTACGACGTCGCCCACGGCCCCGAGACGGACCATGAGGATCCCGTCTCCCTCGCGCAGGTTGATTGAATTCATCCTGTTCCTCCTCCCGGCACCCGAAGTCATTATAGCAACCGTGCCAGGCGGGCCGGAGCCCGGAACGCTCTCGTTGACACTGGATCATCGCTGTGCTAAAAACCCTGCATGTCCTTGGATCCGAAGCTTCTGGAGATATTGGCCTGTCCCATATGCCACGTCTCCGTCCGGCCGGTGAATGACGGGTCCGGGCTTCTCTGTGAGCAGTGCCGCCGAGTGTACCCCGTTGTGGACGACATTCCCGTGATGCTTGTGGAAGAAGCGCGGAACGAGGAATCATCCCGGAAAACCGATTGACCCCGCCACTGTCGCAAACTCGCCTTCAAGAGCTTTTTCGCCGGATGCACGACTCCCGGGTCGTGGTCGTGGGGGACTTAATGGTGGACCGCTTTCTCTGGGGCAGCGTGTCGAGAATCTCCCCCGAAGCGCCCGTCCCGGTCGTGAGGCTTCAATCGGAGAGCGCCAGTCTCGGGGGGGCGGGTAACGTGGCCCGGAACCTGCGCTCTCTCGGCGGCCGGGTCGACTTGATCGGCGTTCTCGGCCCTGACGCGGCAGGAGCTCAGTTTCGCGATGGCTTGCGCCGCGAAGAGCTTTCGGACAAGGCAATCGTGGATGTTCCGAACCGCGCCAGCACGGTCAAGACGCGAGTCATCGCGCACCATCAACAGGTGGTCCGGATCGACCGGGAAGCGACGGCGGCCGTTCCCGAGGAGGTGGAGGACCGTTTGACCGAGCTGGTCCTGAATCGACTTCCGGACGCCCGGGCGCTGCTGATCTCCGATTACGACAAAGGCGCGGTCACTCCGCGGATTCTGGGGCGCATCCTGCCGGCGGCGACCGGCGGCGGCCTCGTCGTGGCCATCGATCCCAAGCCGGCGAACTACGAGCACTATCGGCCCGCGACCGTCATCACCCCCAACGCTCAAGAAGCGGGAGTCATGGCGGCCCTCCGGGATCGGGAGGATGCGGGGCTCGAAAAGGCGGGAGAAGCGATACGCAGGCATCTGGACTGCAAAGCGGTTCTGGTCACGCGCGGAGAAGCAGGGATGACCCTGATTCAGGCGGGCGCCCTCCCTTTGAGGATTCCGGCAAGCGCTCGAGAGGTTTTCGATGTCACCGGAGCCGGCGACACCGTCATCTCCGCCCTGACTCTGGCCCTGGTCGCCGGAGCCTCTCTCGAAGAGGCTGCTGCTCTCGCGAACGCCGCCGCCGGCTGCGCCGTCGGGAAGCTGGGTACCGCAGTCGTTCAGCCCGAGGAAATCCTGCGAGCGTTTCAAGTCTGAACCGAGTTTCAGAAGACACTTCGCCCCGCTCCAACTCGCCACCGTGAAGCTAACCAATTTAAATACAGCAAAATGTGGTATAGTTGAAGGTGCTGCACGAACGCAGCATCCAAAAAAACTTTCAACTTGACGCCCTCGTCCCAGAGTGGTAGCTTCCTTATCAAGAAAGAGTAATTGTTCTCTATCGTTCGATTTTTGAGAGATTTATCCGAAGAAATCTTCCATCTGCAGGAGTCGGGCATGGAAGAACAACGAGGCAGCGCCAGGCTCGGGACCTACCTGAAGCGACTCCGAACCGGCTACGGTTTCTCTCTGCGGCGCGTCGAGATCCGCGCGCGGGCCGAAGGGGGCGAGATCGACAATTCGCAACTTTCCCGCTACGAGAGAGGCCGCTGCTACCCGTCCTTTGACAAGCTCTGCATCCTCGCGAACATCTTCAACGTGTCGGTCCAGAACTTCTCCGACGTTTTGGAGATGGAGAAGTACGATGCCTACAAGCCCTCCTCCGGCATCAGCTATGAGGACTTGCAGGCGAAAGGGAACACCGAGCTCGAGGCAGGCAATTTCGGGCGTGCCTACGTCGCGTTCGAGACGGCGCTGCAGAAGGCCGAGTCGACTCTCGGACCCGATCGCGACGACCTTCGCGCCCGGGCCCGCTATAAGATGGCGTTTTCCCTCTTTCGGCTCGGGAAGATCAACCTCGCCGAAAGCGAGTTGCGCCTGATTCTGCGTGATCATCAGAAGATCTCCCCGCGGACCCGGTTCCTTTCCCTTCTCATGCTGGCGAACGTGCACGACGAGCGCGGCGACCGTTACATCTCGATGCTCGAAGCGGAGCGTTGCCTCGACCTCGCGAAGCTCTCGGGTGACAAGGCCGACCAAGCCTATGCGCTTCACGCCATTGGCCGAACTTGCTTCGAGGAGGCCCAGTACGAGCGAGCCGCCGAATTCCATTCCCAGGCTCTCGAGATGGCGCGCGAAACGGCGAGCTCCCAGGAAATCGTCCTGCTCCAGGCCAACCTCGGCTACTGCCACGTGATGCTCAATCGCAACGAAAAGGGTCTCAAGGAGATTCGCGAGGCGCTGGCGCTGAGCCGGAAGAATGAGCTGCGCCGCGGGACGGCGTACTGCCTGCGGATCCTCGGTCAGGTCTATTTCAAGGATGCGAAGCTCGGGCGCGCCCGCGAGTATTTCGAAGAGGCCGAGACGGTGGCGCACAGCGGCGACAGCCCCTACACGGACATTCTCTTCCAGGCCGCCTTCTATCTCTGGGAAATCGCCAAGCAGGAAGGCAATGCCGTCCAGGAAAAAGTCTACTTCGGCCGCCTCAGGCACCTGCGATCTTCGCTGGAGCGGCACTTTGACGAGGTCGCGCAATTCGACGCCTATATCGACAAGGGAGGGCGCAATGAGCCGCATGCGGCCCGTTCTTAGCTCCCTCTCCTCGCGGGCGCTCGGCGCCGCGCTGGCCTTTGTCTTCGGGGCCCTCGCCGCGCCGGCCCTTTTTGCCGAGGTCTCGGTCGTGACCGATGCTCGCGGCAGGTACGTGCGCACGGTGGTCGTCAGCGAAATGCAGGGTCCCCGTCGGATGGTATGGAGTCCGATCAGCCCGGATGCTGACCCGTCAAAAATCTTGAATCCCGACGGCGACAGAATGGGCGACTCGGCTCCGGTGGTCGCGCAGAGGCGGGGAAGCGGTCAGCCCTGGGTCGTCTGGTCCGCCAGCGACGGAGCCGACCAGGAAATCGCCTTCGCCACCTGGTATCGCGGTCGGTGGCATGGGCCCCTGCTCCTCGATCGAGCCGACAATTCCTTCGACGATCGGGATCCGCAGCTCGCTTTCGATGCGGCCGGACGTCCGGTGGCCGTTTGGTGGAGAAACGAGCCGATCCCGCAGGTCTATCTGAGCGTTTTCACGAACGGCTCCTGGACGAAACCGCTGGCGGTTTCCGACCCGGCGACTTCCAGCCGTTTCCCGTCCCTCCGCATTTCCGGCAGCCAGGCGGTCATCTCCTTCTACACGCATGCGGGCCAATCGGTCATTTTCCAGAGCCTGACCGCCCTGACGTTGAGCCCCGACGGCAGCGGACCGCTCGACGGTCCGGTTCCTCCGCCCGATTTCCAATATTCTCAATCGGACAACCCTCCGCCCACCCCGGGGACCCTTCCCGAGCCGAAGTTCCTGAACCGTACCCAGTACTGAAGACCCGCCGCCGGACTCAAGAAAACGATGAGTCGGAAGAAGGGGCGGCCTCTGTCCCCGCCTCCGGCGGCTCCGGAGCGTGACGCAAGGCCTCCATCTCATCCTCGAGCCGGGCTAGGCGCCTCCGGAGCTGGCGATTCTGGATGCGAATCCGCACGCCGTCCATGATGCTGATGAGGGACGTGAAAAGAATCCCGGTGAGCAGCGAGAAAACCATGACCACGGCGACCGGGACCTGGGGATAGGCGCGGAAGAAGAGATTGACGTCGACCGTCCCCGGATTGAGGATGACGAGGAGCAGTACGGCGCCGAAAAACAGGATGCAAAGGAGGGCGATGACGAGGTTCAAGCCCGATTCCCCTCCGGCCGCCCAAGGCTCTTCCGGGTTCCTCTCTGGACCTCCAGGATGAGATCGGCGATCTCGCGCACGGCGCCCTTGCCTCCGGGGGCGCGGGTGATCAGTTGGGCCTCGCGGAGGACCGCCGGATGCGCGTCGGCCGGCGCGGCCGAAAGTCCGACCCGGCGCATCACAGGCAGATCCACGACGTCGTCCCCCAGGTAGCAGACCGTCTCGTCTTCGAGACCTCTTCTCCTCAGGATGTCTTCGTAGGCGGCCAGCTTGTCCCGGACTTTAAGGTGAACTTCGTTCATACGAAGCTCCCTCGCCCGGCGCCGGACCGCCGGAGAACTCCGCCCGGAGATGACGCCGGTCGAGAGGCCGGCCTCGCGCAGCAGAT
This is a stretch of genomic DNA from Candidatus Polarisedimenticolia bacterium. It encodes these proteins:
- a CDS encoding HAD hydrolase family protein, whose protein sequence is MPSSRSVFRRGTLPARLRTRAERIRLVLMDVDGVLTDGGILFVDGGSEGRTFDAKDGVGLHLLREAGLSTGVISGRSSPAVRRRARELRMNEVHLKVRDKLAAYEDILRRRGLEDETVCYLGDDVVDLPVMRRVGLSAAPADAHPAVLREAQLITRAPGGKGAVREIADLILEVQRGTRKSLGRPEGNRA
- the waaF gene encoding lipopolysaccharide heptosyltransferase II, translating into MTPPPVVSIRKILVRVNNWIGDVVMITPSMRALRKRFPDAEITLLAKPWVLDALKGSPYCDRLLEYSRPGSHGGLRGRLHLIRELKRERFDLAVLFQKAFEAALFARVAGIPRRIGFRTDRRGWLLTDPLDEPDEGHHVEHFLRIAGALGCDTSDRRLSFHLDQTSRDAASRFLRATGSHGPVLRVAFHPGASKPPRAWHAERFAAVAAKMARRHGAKVFLLGGDGDRPTLDSMSRRVGSHAILPPQGQTIKEMAAVLERCHLLVCNDSGPMHVAVALRIPVVAVFGPGHPSRTGPYTDDRSFRVLYENYPCSPCRQKFFEECIPASSGKPFCLEDISEETVERACEEMLAWAGAEGVRSDAFFSERTSS
- the tatC gene encoding twin-arginine translocase subunit TatC, translated to MSFLEHLGELRVRIFRALLSIMLFFLVGWYYSRPILGFFLKPVLPFLQGRKPVFLEITEPFILYMKVALVAGLFAASPMVLYQVWAFIAPGLYPSERRYAAPFIIFSSLFFIAGGLFGYYVAFPYAARFLLSVAGDFEPALTIRSLFQFESRLILWMGLIFEMPVVIFLLAKVGVVTPTFLLRNFKYAVLAIFVIAAIVTPTPDVVTQCVFALPMVGLYLLGLATSYLVRPRSGP
- a CDS encoding Trm112 family protein, giving the protein MSLDPKLLEILACPICHVSVRPVNDGSGLLCEQCRRVYPVVDDIPVMLVEEARNEESSRKTD
- a CDS encoding S41 family peptidase — protein: MLKRRQWLMAAAILLAGSLTGGLLAPRLNAAAETSNDRLKTFSQILGIVQERYIDEVVPEVAIEGAIRGMLKTLDPHTNFLNSTDYQDMMEEQHGSFSGLGIVISKPSVDRPLTVISPIEGTPAFRAGIRPGDVISQIEGVDTLDMTVDQALKRLRGAKGTQVNITVVRPGEEAPLHFTITRDDIPTRSVQYAFMIRPEIGFVRVTNFTQTTDRELEEKLRILKNAGMNRLILDLRGNPGGLLEQAVRVADKFLAKGQKIVFTRGRTRGSDQEYLATGMGTHIDFPLIILVNKYSASASEIVAGAIQDHDRGLIVGKTTWGKGLVQTVYPLSHRSALALTTAHYYTPSGRLIQRDYDSLEDYYYLSRDEQDDGQPAKDPRKTDSGRVVYGGGGIAPDILVDSYKLEKFLRTLENEQVFFGFAVQYNVSHKDIPRGFALDERAMDDFRKYLEQRKIVFTEADLRENGEYIRTAIRKEIAAARWGGEEGFRVFAEIDPQIQKALESFPQAQQLARLASQNSASSDSQQKP
- a CDS encoding glycosyltransferase family 9 protein; translation: MNSINLREGDGILMVRLGAVGDVVRTLPCLARLREAAPRARIAWVVEPPSSPLLPVRPWLDQVFVFPRDRLKPADIVRNPGRALTALQDFRAGLRAFRARISVDFQGTAKSSAIALLAGAPERLGFDRSGSREGSFLLSNLRVKPSSPRLNRVHKNLELISLLAAETAGLRFPYRDGGPSERVEKFLRPLSGRTLVAVHPGTSRRQRHKQWPAERYGQIAASLAHEGCLPILTWGPGEEDLIEIVQSRSRASAVPTPSLDVDEMRQVIARCRLFVGGDTGPMHLAWSQGVPVVALFGSTDPSINGPLGEGHQVLAPAWEISSTSFPSRGDASAVQRISVDRVRSAIVEALSRRFVSSHEIPGR
- the rfaE1 gene encoding D-glycero-beta-D-manno-heptose-7-phosphate kinase codes for the protein MHDSRVVVVGDLMVDRFLWGSVSRISPEAPVPVVRLQSESASLGGAGNVARNLRSLGGRVDLIGVLGPDAAGAQFRDGLRREELSDKAIVDVPNRASTVKTRVIAHHQQVVRIDREATAAVPEEVEDRLTELVLNRLPDARALLISDYDKGAVTPRILGRILPAATGGGLVVAIDPKPANYEHYRPATVITPNAQEAGVMAALRDREDAGLEKAGEAIRRHLDCKAVLVTRGEAGMTLIQAGALPLRIPASAREVFDVTGAGDTVISALTLALVAGASLEEAAALANAAAGCAVGKLGTAVVQPEEILRAFQV
- a CDS encoding LapA family protein, with amino-acid sequence MNLVIALLCILFFGAVLLLVILNPGTVDVNLFFRAYPQVPVAVVMVFSLLTGILFTSLISIMDGVRIRIQNRQLRRRLARLEDEMEALRHAPEPPEAGTEAAPSSDSSFS
- a CDS encoding twin-arginine translocase TatA/TatE family subunit: MFGSIGAPELILIFVIALLIFGPRKLPELGRALGRGIGEFRKATADLKTTLEREIAEEGVSPAPPARPCDTTAHSDPDPPSTVTQEDGADRSA
- a CDS encoding helix-turn-helix domain-containing protein; the encoded protein is MEEQRGSARLGTYLKRLRTGYGFSLRRVEIRARAEGGEIDNSQLSRYERGRCYPSFDKLCILANIFNVSVQNFSDVLEMEKYDAYKPSSGISYEDLQAKGNTELEAGNFGRAYVAFETALQKAESTLGPDRDDLRARARYKMAFSLFRLGKINLAESELRLILRDHQKISPRTRFLSLLMLANVHDERGDRYISMLEAERCLDLAKLSGDKADQAYALHAIGRTCFEEAQYERAAEFHSQALEMARETASSQEIVLLQANLGYCHVMLNRNEKGLKEIREALALSRKNELRRGTAYCLRILGQVYFKDAKLGRAREYFEEAETVAHSGDSPYTDILFQAAFYLWEIAKQEGNAVQEKVYFGRLRHLRSSLERHFDEVAQFDAYIDKGGRNEPHAARS